TCTAAATAAACAAAATTGATATGATCACAGAAAGTATAAGATCTCTTTTCAACAGGGATTTAAATAAATTAAAAACAGAGATAGCAGCCTATAAGAATGAAGAAAACCTTTGGAGAATTGATAAAAGTATTGCCAATTCTGCCGGCAATCTTTGTCTTCATCTAGTCGGAAACATCAACCACTTTATAGGAGCACAACTAGGAAATACAGGTTATATTAGAAATCGTGAGCTGGAGTTTTCTTTAAAAGATGTTCCAAGAACGGAGCTTATTGAAAAAATTGAAGCTACTATAGCCATGATAGATTCTGTTCTGCCCCAATTATCTGAGGAAGACCTTAAAAGAGAATATCCTCTGGTTGTTTTTGAAAGTAAAATGACTACAGATTACTTCCTGATTCATCTGGTTGCCCATCTGGATTATCATTTGGGACAGATCAATTATCACAGAAGATTATTAGATAATTAATTTTTTTGCTTGAATATTACTATGTCAAGGTTTTGAAACTTTACATGGCAATAAAATCTTAGCGTACATAGCGCTAAAATAACTGAATTATTTCTCAAACATCATTTTCGTAATAAAGTCTTTCTCTCCTTTTCCTCTCGCCGGAGAATATTCTCTTCCATAGAAAATGATCTGAAGATGAAGCTTATTCCATACTTCTTCAGGAAATAAACTCTTTGCATCACGCTCCGTTTCCACTACATTTTTTCCTGAGGTAAGCTTCCACTGGGTCATCAGACGATGAATGTGGGTATCTACCGGAAAAGCAGGAAATCCAAATCCCTGGCTCATGACTACTGAAGCCGTTTTGTGTCCTACCCCCGGAAGAGCTTCCAATTCCTCATAAGTCTGGGGAACAATACCCTCATGTCTTTCCAGTAGAAGTTCGGCCATTCTTTTCAGGTTTTTGGCTTTTGTATTGGAAAGTCCTATTTCTTTAATCAATTCTTTGATTTCAAATTCTTCCAACTTGGCCATTCTTTGCGGAGTTCCTGCTACCGCAAAAAGATCGGGAGTAACCTGGTTTACTTTTTTATCGGTAGTCTGCGCAGAAAGGGCTACAGCAACCATCAATGTATAGGGATCAGTATGATCTAACGGAATGGGTGTGGTGGGATATAATTTATCCAGTTCTACCTGAACGAGCTCGGCTCTTTGTTTTTTTGTCATGTATGCCTTAAATTTGAACAAAATTAAATCATTATGCTGAAAGTTGGAGATAAATTACCTGAATTTGAAGGATTCAATCAAGACGGAGAAACAGTAACCTCATCAAAATTAATTGGAAAAAAACTGGTGGTCTTCTTCTATCCACAGGCCAATACACCAACATGTACAGTAGAAGCCTGCAACCTGAGTGATAATTATGCTAAGCTTAAAAAGGCTGGATTTCAATTATTGGGTGTAAGCGGCGATTCTGTAAAGAAACAGAAAAATTTCCACAGTAAATTTGCTTTTCCTTATGATCTTATTGCAGATGAAAATCGTAATATCATTGAAAAATTTGGGGTATGGCAGGAAAAAAAGACGTTTGGAAAAACGTATATGGGAATTGTAAGAACCACTTTTATTTTTGATGAAACTGGAGTTTGTACAAGAGTGATTGAAAAAGTAAATTCGAAAACTGCTGCAGAACAGATTCTGGAAGGATAATTATTTTTAATACAAAGATCACAAATGCTTTCACAATTAACACGATTAAAAAACTAACGTTATTTGTGAAAGCATTTTTATATGTTTTACTCTGTTTCGTAGTAATTTAATTCTTCCGTTTCACCAGGAAGTATAACGTGCTTTTTAAACTTCAGACCTAGTTTTTCGATGAGTTTTTGGGAAGAAATATTATCTTTTGAAATAATCGCGGATATCTTTGTTAACCCAAAATCATCCATTCCAATAGATTTAACCTTTTGAGCGGCTTCAAAAGCATACCCTTTCCCTTCAAACTCTTCCAATAGAGAATATCCAATATCTACAATATCAAGCCCTTCTCTTTCAAAGATTCCTACTGCTCCTACTTTTTCATTTCCTTCTTTGGTTACCAGAAGATAGTTTCCAAATCCCAGCCTTTCAATCTGTGGAGTAAATCTGTTGAGAATATAGTTTTCTGCATCTTCAATGCTGTTCACATTGCGGTTGCCGATATGTTGAATAAATTTCGGTCTGTTGTAAAGTTCAAAGACAAAATCTCTGTCTTCACGGGACATTGGACGAAGAATTAATCGCTCTGTCTCATAAATATTATCTGCGCTTGGGTGTTTTTTTAGGCTCATCTTTCTTGGGTTCTTCTTTCTTTTCGATTTTTAACAATCTTGGGTTATTAGCACACTTTTTATTATAAAGCTCAATGTAGGTTCCATTATCCTTTACATTGCCTACTGCTCCTGTAGATTTATTTACAGTCACTGTATAATGTGTTTTTTGATAGGGGCATTCCTTTGAAGTCAACTTTCCAAGATCCAGATAATAATTTAATTTATCTTCATGATAATTCCCTGCAAGATCCTTGAACTCCTCATCTACCATATACCCATCAGCAGCCAGCACAATAGCTGCTTCCTGAGCATTATCAATTCGATCCACAAACTTCTTAAGCCCCTCCAGATCGGTAACGTAGTTTACCTTACCTCCTTCCGAATAAGCAATGTAGTAAAAACTGTCTTCACTAGGAAAAAGATTGAATCCTGAAAACTGAGGGGTATAATCTACATTTCCCGAAATCTTTATTTCTTGCCCTTTTCCATAACTGTTGTATACCAATACCCAAGAGTTTACCTTACTGCTTGGTTCAATCTGTTGCAAAATATTGGGGATGTTTGAAAATTTTTTCTTCTCCTGAGAATATCCTAAGATTCCCAAAAGTAAAAATATAAGAATTGTAATTCGGGTTGCAGTTTTAATCATAATTTTAAAAATCAGCAGAAAATATACCAAATATTACATAAATTTCTCTCCTTTCTTAAAGCCTTTTAAGTCAAGAACATAGTCTTTAATGAGCTGGTCGTTATCTCGCGGGCAGATAAGAAGTGCTTTATCCGTATCTACAATAATATAGTCTTCAAGGCCATCAATGATAACGGCTTTATTATTATTTTTTAAACGAATGATATTTCCTTTTGAATTATAAGAAAGTAAATGTTTTAATTTTACTGCATTTCCGTTTTTGTCTTTTTCTGTATTTTCATATACGGACGTCCAGGTTCCCAGATCACTCCATCCTAAATCTGCAGGAATCACATATACATTTTTTGCTTTCTCTAAAATTCCGTTATCAATAGAGATTTTCTGAACCTTTGGATAAATGGTTTCGATACAGCTGTTTTCTTTTGCAGAATTGTATTCACACGCCATAAAATGCTGAGTCATTTCGGGAAGATAAAGGTCAAAAGCATGATGAATACTCTTTACATTCCACACAAATATCCCGGCATTCCATAGAAAATCACCACTTTCTAAAAAGCTCTGTGCAATCTCAAGAATAGGTTTTTCTGTAAATGTTTTAACTTTAAAATATTCGGAATCTTTCTTTTCTACAAACTGAATATATCCGTAGCCCGTATCAGGTCTTGTGGGAGTAATTCCCAATGTTATCAGATAATCATGCTTTGAAGCTAATTCAAATGCAAGCTCTACTTTTTCCAGAAACACATCTTCTTTAAGAATCAGATGATCTGCAGGGAGTACAATCATTGTTGCATCCGGATTAATTTCAGCAATCTTGTTAGCCATATACAGATTACAGGCCGCTGTATTTTTCATCAGAGGTTCACCCACAATGTTTTCTTCAGGAATTTCCGGAAGCTGCTGATGGGAAACGGCCACATATTCTTTATTCGTAATCACAAATATCTGCTCTCTGGGAATCAGCTTACTGATTCTGTCATAGGTCTGCTGAATCATGGTACGTCCAGTTCCTAAAATATCCTGAAACTGTTTGGGAAATTTCTGTGTGCTCATTGGCCAGAACCGGCTACCGATTCCTCCCGCCATTATAACGCAGTATCTATCTGATTTTAACATTCTTAGCTACATTTTTCTACCCTAGCCAAAGGCTTGAAAGAATACTTCCTTCCAGTAGCCAGGTTCTTACAAAGATAGTTTTTTTTAACCAGACCTTCTAATAAATACTTTTCGTTGCGATAGATAAAAAACTCACCTTTCTGAAGTTCCTCAATAAAATAGAGAGTATCATCTTGTTTTTCAGTGTGAAAATACCTCACCAAATCCGGGCTGGCCATGAAGTTTGCCTTAGGTGATTTTGAGAATTTTACAATGATCGGCTTTAGGTCTTCATCATAAATTTCAAGGCTTTCAAGGAGCATATTTCTGAAAGTTTCTTTCCATTCATTACCATGAGGAGAGATTCTTCTTCCGTATTTTTCAAAAGCGATCAGATGTGCCAGTTCGTGGGTCAGCACAAAGAAAAAAAGCTGTGGGGTAAGCGTAGAGTTTACCGTTATTTCATGAGAATTGTCCGGAAGTTTTCTGTAATCTCCCAGTTTTGAATTCCTGTTTCTTGTAACTTTTATATGTATATAGTAATCTGAAAACCAGATTCTTAAATATTTAAGTGTATTTTGAGGTAAATATTTTTCTAATGATTGGATAGACATTTTACAAACTTAATGGAATTCCTGCATAGAAATTCAATAGTTTAAGACTAAAAAGATAATTATATTTTGCCTGCGCTACTGATCCCTGTGCATTTGCATAATTATTTCTTGCCACATTTACGTCATAGATGGTGGTTCTTCCCGCAGCATAGCTTTTATCCGCAAAATCAAGTGCCAGCTTGGAACTTTTTTCTGCTTCCACGGCAGCCAGATAATTTTCATAATTGGCATCTGCATCAAACTGAGCTTTCTGTACATTCTGTCTTACCGTCTGCTTCTGCTGTTCCAACGCATTTTTGGCGAGGCTTTCGTTTAATTTGGATTGTTCTACCTGTAATTTAGTTTTTCCTTTATTGAATATAGGTACATTAAGTGATAATCCTACATTTTGTCCAAACTGATCTTTATATTGCTCAAAAAAAGTTCCCTGCACAACACCTGGCAGAACATTAAATTGTTTATTATAGAAAGTATTAAGTCCGGCACTGGCTGTTAATGTAGGCCAGTATGCTGTTTTACTTACTTCAGTTTGTGCTTCGGCAGACCTTATGCGGCTTTCCGCAGCTTTTATCTGAGGCTGTATCTCATATGCCGTTGCAAGCACCTCATCCACTGTAGCAAGCTGTAAATCAAGTTTTTCCGGAATATTCACATCTTCCACATCAAAACCCTTATAATCTGAAAGCTGTAAAAGCTGAACGATGGCAAACAAAGCACGGCCAACGTTTACTTCTGCTGTTTTAAGATTTTGTTTTTCTCTTGCCAATGCTGCTTCTGCCTCTGCCAGCACCGTCTGGGCAGTTGTTCCAACTTGAGTTGTAATTTTAGCTCTGTCATACTGTTTCTGGGCATTTCCTACTGCACTTTGAGAAATTTTTACAATCTCTTTATTCAACAAAGTAGTCAGATATTGTTGAGCAATCTGAAGAGAAATATCATTTTTAATGGTTTCAATATCATATTGGCTTGCTTCTACATCAAACTCAGCCTTTCTTACACTCTTCTCTAATCTCCCATTATTATAGACCAACATATCAGCACCCAGACCCACACTGTTATTGAATCTATCATTTCTATAACTTCCTGCTCCTAATGACCCTTGTCCGAAACTCACCCCACTCGTAACACTCCCAGATACGGAAGGCAAATATTCTTTATGGGCTGCTTTAAGATTGTATTCCTGGTTTTGTTTGTTATACTGATTTTGGATAACCTGAAGATTATGCTCCACTGCATAGCTTACACATTCTTTTAAGGACCATTTCTTCTGAGCACTTAAACCCAGATAACCTAATCCAAAAACGATGATCCAAACTTTTTTCATATTGTATATGTTTATTTGTTTTTAATGGTCATATAGAATCGCACTTTCTTCATCAGTATTGATATTGCCAAATGAGAGCGATTTCATATTAAGATTTTTCAATATTAGACGAATTAAATATAAAAAAGTTACAGATTGAAAAATTATATTTTATTTTAAAAAAACTTTTGGGAATTTTGTATCATGACAAACGAACAATATCAGGAAGCTATCGACTGGCTTTTCGTGCAGATGCCCAACTACCAGATAGATGGTCAGAAGGCTTATAAACCAGGATTAGACAATATTACAAAGCTTTGTGCATTCTTTGGGAATCCTCAGGATAAGATTAAATGCATTCATATTGGAGGTACCAATGGAAAGGGTTCTTCAAGCAATATGCTGGCATCCGTTCTTCAGGAAGCGGGCTATAAAACCGGATTATACAATTCTCCGCATCTTATAGACTTCACAGAACGTATTAAGGTCAATGGTAAAAATTGTAACAAAGAGTTTGTCTTTGATTTTATTCAAAAACTGAAAACTATTCCGGAAGACATCCGTCCTTCTTTCTTTGAGTTTACTACCATCATGGCTTTTGAATATTTTTATCAGCAGCAGGTAGATTTTGCCATTATTGAAGTAGGATTGGGAGGCAGACTGGATTCAACCAATATTATCAACCCTTTGATTTCTGCGATTACGAATGTTCAGCTGGATCATCAGAATATTCTTGGAGACACCATTGAAGAAATAGCAATGGAGAAAGCAGGAATTATTAAAAACAACATCCCGATTATTTCCGGTGATGAAAACCAATCCGTTAAAAATATTATACAAGACAAAGCAACTAAAGAAAATGCCCCGTTTATAGATGCTACTCTTATCCATACAAGCTTCGAATCTGATTTAAAAGGAAATTATCAGAAAAAGAATATCCGGGTGGTATTAGGTGCAGTAGAAGAATTAAGAAAACTGGACATATCTATTTCCGATGAAGCCCTTGAAAACGGACTTCTTCATGTTCATCAGAACACAGGATTTATCGGCCGTTGGTTTGAGTTTTCAAAAAACCCGCTTACCATTTGTGATACGGGACATAATCAGGCCGGATTGGAGTATGTTTTTTCGCAATTAAATTCAATTGACTGTCACAAGCATGTCATTTTGGGGTTTGTGAACGACAAAAAAATAGATGATGTGATGAAATTACTTCCTGAAAATTCTGAGTTTTATTTTGCAAAACCATCCATCAACAGGGGAAGGCACCCGGAAGATTATGAAAATCTGCTTCAGGAGGCGAAAATTTTTTATAAAATTTTTGATTCTGTACAGGAAGCGTATCTTGCTGCAAAAGAACGATGTACAAATGAAGAGATGATTTTTATCGGCGGAAGCAACTTTGTAGTGGGAGATTTTTTAGAAAAAAATTTGGAGATTAAGGAATAAGTCGTATATTTGCACCACTCTAAACAAGAGAACAAGTCTAGAGGGTTCTTAGCTCAGTTGGTTCAGAGCATCTGGTTTACACCCAGAGGGTCGGGGGTTCGAATCCCTCAGGACCCACAGAAAAGGAAACGAAACCTTTCAAAAAAATTCGGGTTCTTAGCTCAGTTGGTTCAGAGCATCTGGTTTACACCCAGAGGGTCGGGGGTTCGAATCCCTCAGGACCCACAAAAAATCTCTCAGATTTCTGGGAGATTTTTTTATGCTATTTCATTCTATTCATAGAATTTAATAATGGTAATCTCCATTTTAATACGTCTAATTTCTTCACCTTTATCATGTTTAAGACAATCTCCAGTTTCCCGATATCTTATAGATAATCTATACCAGATATAAGCCTCAGCACCTTTCTGATGTATTTTACAGTTCTAACATCAACAAATAAAATATTCATTATGAAGCATTCAAAGCACCTGCATTATTGCTTTAAGAACTGGAGATTAAAATATAATTTTATAGGGGCTTACAAGCAGTTAATAATTTATTTTTTTGTAAATTT
The nucleotide sequence above comes from Chryseobacterium sp. 7. Encoded proteins:
- a CDS encoding bifunctional folylpolyglutamate synthase/dihydrofolate synthase, with translation MTNEQYQEAIDWLFVQMPNYQIDGQKAYKPGLDNITKLCAFFGNPQDKIKCIHIGGTNGKGSSSNMLASVLQEAGYKTGLYNSPHLIDFTERIKVNGKNCNKEFVFDFIQKLKTIPEDIRPSFFEFTTIMAFEYFYQQQVDFAIIEVGLGGRLDSTNIINPLISAITNVQLDHQNILGDTIEEIAMEKAGIIKNNIPIISGDENQSVKNIIQDKATKENAPFIDATLIHTSFESDLKGNYQKKNIRVVLGAVEELRKLDISISDEALENGLLHVHQNTGFIGRWFEFSKNPLTICDTGHNQAGLEYVFSQLNSIDCHKHVILGFVNDKKIDDVMKLLPENSEFYFAKPSINRGRHPEDYENLLQEAKIFYKIFDSVQEAYLAAKERCTNEEMIFIGGSNFVVGDFLEKNLEIKE
- a CDS encoding DinB family protein, which gives rise to MITESIRSLFNRDLNKLKTEIAAYKNEENLWRIDKSIANSAGNLCLHLVGNINHFIGAQLGNTGYIRNRELEFSLKDVPRTELIEKIEATIAMIDSVLPQLSEEDLKREYPLVVFESKMTTDYFLIHLVAHLDYHLGQINYHRRLLDN
- a CDS encoding SprT-like domain-containing protein translates to MSIQSLEKYLPQNTLKYLRIWFSDYYIHIKVTRNRNSKLGDYRKLPDNSHEITVNSTLTPQLFFFVLTHELAHLIAFEKYGRRISPHGNEWKETFRNMLLESLEIYDEDLKPIIVKFSKSPKANFMASPDLVRYFHTEKQDDTLYFIEELQKGEFFIYRNEKYLLEGLVKKNYLCKNLATGRKYSFKPLARVEKCS
- a CDS encoding endonuclease III domain-containing protein, with the protein product MTKKQRAELVQVELDKLYPTTPIPLDHTDPYTLMVAVALSAQTTDKKVNQVTPDLFAVAGTPQRMAKLEEFEIKELIKEIGLSNTKAKNLKRMAELLLERHEGIVPQTYEELEALPGVGHKTASVVMSQGFGFPAFPVDTHIHRLMTQWKLTSGKNVVETERDAKSLFPEEVWNKLHLQIIFYGREYSPARGKGEKDFITKMMFEK
- a CDS encoding GNAT family N-acetyltransferase, whose translation is MSLKKHPSADNIYETERLILRPMSREDRDFVFELYNRPKFIQHIGNRNVNSIEDAENYILNRFTPQIERLGFGNYLLVTKEGNEKVGAVGIFEREGLDIVDIGYSLLEEFEGKGYAFEAAQKVKSIGMDDFGLTKISAIISKDNISSQKLIEKLGLKFKKHVILPGETEELNYYETE
- a CDS encoding TolC family protein, whose product is MKKVWIIVFGLGYLGLSAQKKWSLKECVSYAVEHNLQVIQNQYNKQNQEYNLKAAHKEYLPSVSGSVTSGVSFGQGSLGAGSYRNDRFNNSVGLGADMLVYNNGRLEKSVRKAEFDVEASQYDIETIKNDISLQIAQQYLTTLLNKEIVKISQSAVGNAQKQYDRAKITTQVGTTAQTVLAEAEAALAREKQNLKTAEVNVGRALFAIVQLLQLSDYKGFDVEDVNIPEKLDLQLATVDEVLATAYEIQPQIKAAESRIRSAEAQTEVSKTAYWPTLTASAGLNTFYNKQFNVLPGVVQGTFFEQYKDQFGQNVGLSLNVPIFNKGKTKLQVEQSKLNESLAKNALEQQKQTVRQNVQKAQFDADANYENYLAAVEAEKSSKLALDFADKSYAAGRTTIYDVNVARNNYANAQGSVAQAKYNYLFSLKLLNFYAGIPLSL
- the bcp gene encoding thioredoxin-dependent thiol peroxidase, which codes for MLKVGDKLPEFEGFNQDGETVTSSKLIGKKLVVFFYPQANTPTCTVEACNLSDNYAKLKKAGFQLLGVSGDSVKKQKNFHSKFAFPYDLIADENRNIIEKFGVWQEKKTFGKTYMGIVRTTFIFDETGVCTRVIEKVNSKTAAEQILEG
- a CDS encoding mannose-1-phosphate guanylyltransferase — protein: MLKSDRYCVIMAGGIGSRFWPMSTQKFPKQFQDILGTGRTMIQQTYDRISKLIPREQIFVITNKEYVAVSHQQLPEIPEENIVGEPLMKNTAACNLYMANKIAEINPDATMIVLPADHLILKEDVFLEKVELAFELASKHDYLITLGITPTRPDTGYGYIQFVEKKDSEYFKVKTFTEKPILEIAQSFLESGDFLWNAGIFVWNVKSIHHAFDLYLPEMTQHFMACEYNSAKENSCIETIYPKVQKISIDNGILEKAKNVYVIPADLGWSDLGTWTSVYENTEKDKNGNAVKLKHLLSYNSKGNIIRLKNNNKAVIIDGLEDYIIVDTDKALLICPRDNDQLIKDYVLDLKGFKKGEKFM